Part of the Cuculus canorus isolate bCucCan1 chromosome 25, bCucCan1.pri, whole genome shotgun sequence genome is shown below.
ctccttgctgtgCCTGTAACCCAGAAACACCCTTGTCAGGACAGACACACATTCCCACATCTCTAAACCTACCCTGGATTGTTCTGCAGACATTCTGAAACCAAGGCCTCTCTTGTGGCTGTGAGACTGTTCCCCCTCTACTCTAAACCAAATCCAAATGACTCTTAATATGCTTTGAATGtctatatatttttacttaattttaattctttcatcaGCAAACAATAAATACCTGGTACATGATTTTATCACCATTTAGTAAAGataatggctataaattggagaggggcagatttagactagacataaggaggaattttttcatgatgacagtggtgaggcactggcccaggttgcccagggaagttgtggctgccccatccctgcatcccaggcGTTCAGATGGGATGCAGCCTGATCCCttgggatgtgtccctgcctatcacacggggctggaactggatgatgtttaaggtccctttcaacccaaactattctacgattctatgattgcacAATTATGAACATCTTTTAAAGAGAATCAGCAGCCCAAACAAAGCACAGTCGCACCCAATACCCGAAGGGCGCACCCTGGAAGAAGGTGTCGCAAACAAGAATCATAACTGCAGACAGCAGGACCCCTCCAGGAGGTAACCTGTGTGCTTCTGTACTCCTCCACAATGGCACAGCTTCTACCTTTACACCCAGAACCGAACAATCACATAGCCAGAACAGTGAAGCGGTGGAAGGAGACTGGACAGGAGGGATGTGGGCTAGAGAGAACTACCCCCCCAGCAGCCCTAGGTTTGCACTATCCAGGTTGGCCGCACTTACTGTTTGCTGTGTCTGGAAGGAGATCTTGATCCCCGGCATCCAGACTGTTCTGAATTCTTCTTGCTAGAGCGCCTCTGAGGAGAGCGGGACTGGCTCCTGGACCTGGAGCCATCCCGGTGCTTGTGGGATGCCCTCTCCTGGCCGGCAGCTGGAGAGCTCCGAGACCTGTAGCTCTGGTCAGGGTCTCTAACCTGGAATTCAGAAGGGTCTGTCAGGAGAGACATAATGGAAGAGCACAACAATGTAAGGCTGCAGGGGAGACCTCAGGCTAGGCTCAGCGCAAGAAGGTTTGCCTTTACTTATCTCACTCCCTAGGTTCTCGTTCACACCCCTGTCTGACAACATAAATACTGTACAATGTTCAGTAATTGAAACAGCCAAAACAGTTAAGCAGAGGATTTGAACTGATGTGCGACCCTAAAGAAACTTAACTTGAATTTAGAGCAGACAGAAGCCCTACTAGGCTCTGAACAACTTCAATTTCAAGGCTTAGGTGGCTTCAAATTGAATCTGAACTGTATTATATCACATCCCCCTCATGTTACTCTTCTTGCTggtcataaaatcattaaggttggaagagcCCTCGAAAATCATCAGTTCGaaccaccagcccaaccccaccgtgccaaCTAAACCATATCCTAAAGTGCCACAACCACATTTTGTTTgatcccctccagggatggaggctcctccactgcccagagcagcctctgccagggcttcacctctCTACaagtaaagatattttcccAGTCTtgaatctaaacctcccctggtgcaacttgaggccatttcctctcatcctatcccttcttacttgggagaagagcccagcacccaccaaTGATGAAGTGGTCTTGCCACGAATTGCCAAAACACGTGTTATTCCCTAACCCAGGGCGCTTGCTACTGAGAGAGCTGTGCAACAAACACGTACTTGTAGGCCATATCCTGGGACTTTGGCAGGAGCAGGTTTCCAGGAGGAACTGTTCATCCTCTTCTGAGACCTAGAGAGGAAACAGAATACCACTTCTGAAGCAGATTCAattcaagaatatttttagcattaaaatgtcacaaaaataatttaatgatgCCAAACCAATAAAGTAACAATACAGAAACATTTAGGCCAATTAAGAGCATTAACCAGCAAGATAacaaaaagacatgaaaaagtGATAAGCAGgaaagaaggtatttttacCACAAAACCTCAAACATACTTATTTTTGCTTCGCTCATCCTCGCTGCTGTCACTTTCACTGCTAGAACTGCGACGTCGATGTTTCTTgtgcttcttcttcttctctttcttcttctttttctcttttttatctAAGCTGTTCTGCAGCTATAAAGCAAGACACTGTTTGGTTAGTAATAACGACTGTCTCTGCACGTGGGCAGTCAGTATCACGGTTCAAAGCAGCAGAGTTCTCTGTGCAAAGGCTCTCAGAACAAAACCCAGACCCTCTAACGAGCTCCTCTCCCAAAACTAAGGAGCAGCACGGAGCCATTCCTGGGACCAGTGCATGTCACATCGTATGTCTAAAATCACCCTGTGGTACTAAATCAATAATTAATCACAAGCTAAtagaaagcacagcagaagagcAAAACAACTTAAAACCGAAcgtgaaaggaagagaaatcagTTCCTGCTGAGAGACTGATGAGAGACCTTGTTCTATCACACCAAGATCACAGAAAGCtgaatttgttctgtttttctgagtCAGCTCCTTGCTAACAATACTGATTTTGATGTACGCTCCTCTCCCTGTTTCCATGGATTCTATGCTTTCAGTCTGTAAAGGAGTGCTGAGATGCACCTAccaattgttttattttcttcattttcacaggATTATTCAaaacttctctcttcttctcctcctccctcttcctgaagcagaaaaaagaaattagtgctttcaaacaactgaaaataccACATTTTCATGAAAGACACTGATCAAGTGCAAGCTCTAAGAACACAAGAAGCGGGAAACAGAGCAAGTTTTGTACATTCAGCACAACATCCAACTAAGGAGGAGTCTTGTCCTTATCTCTCCAGCTAAGAGTGCAACTAGCAAGGTAAACACATAATTGTTCTGTTGCCATCAATGCTAATAAATGCCTGAAATCTCAGAGCAGACCAGATTTATTCACATCCACATAATGACAGGGTGAGCTAAACTAGTGGAGAAAAATTAATGGGTAATAACAATCTTTGCATTTATATCTATGTTCCGGTTCgagctaaagcagaacaaacTTCCTCATTTTTCAGCTCAAATCTTAAGAGTTGAAATCATCAGCAAAATTATCCACAAGCAGTAAGCGCAGTGCAAATGTTACTTGACATCACATTGCTGTGCTAGAACACAGGACATAAATCCGGCTTGACTGTGCCAGTGGCCGGTAACGCCTCCGCAATCAGAACTGCCACTCCCAGCCTGGAGCTTCCCAACAGGCAGGTGCGGCTTTCAGGATCAGACCTGAGAGTGTctttacaaagagaaacaatTCAGCTCTCAGTGAGTTATTAACACTGATTGTTTGCCTCACCACAGCTTTTTGCTCCACCTTTAATACCTTATCATGAAGAGCGGATCCTCCCGGATCTTGTTTGCCATATCTAGGACAGAATTGGCACCGCTCTTGGCAAAAATGGAGCCTGGGAGAAGTCCCGTCTCACTGGAACAGCCTGCGTCCTTGTCTTCTCCCTTCTCAAAGATGTATTTGTCCACGGGGCGACCCATAAGATATTCCTCTCTGTTCACCATACCACCAGGGCCCTGGTACATCCACTccagcttctcttcttttttcctattgtcAACAAGaccattttatttcacttctcGCCGTTCTAAATTTACACTTTAAGGCTCATAGAGGTGAGTGGAAACATTTTAGCACCAAAAACATTAAAGCCACGGCTTTCACAGGCACTGGGAGCCCCCGCATCACCTCAGCGGGCAGTgttgaaagaaatgagaaacacaCAAACttataaaactgcaaaaagacCCCGAGACTTTTACAAGGAGCTAAAACTTGGATCATAAATGGTTTTGTGACCACTAAACTCATtatgaaaaaaggaaacactttCCCCaatctgttattaaaaaaatgaaacattttcccCCAATTTGTGCATGACTTTTCTGGGAATTCTATAAATATTGACCTACCAACAGTGTATAAAGTTGTGAGGTCTGTGTTGGGGGCTTCATACTCAAGTTTGGAGGGTCCGTCTCCCCCAAGTACCCAGAATTTGTGCAAACTCTGAATGAACAACATCTATCTTGGTGATGTAGGGATTGGCTACTGCCAATGTGGCAACAGAGTCACATTTTGTACAGCAGTGCTTGTCCGCAGAGGACATTGAGGGCCAACATCATCGCTCCGAAGGGCAGCAGCCACCCCTCACCTGACAGTGCCCATGTCCTCGGCGTAGCGCTGCATCTCCTCCCGCGCccgctcctcctgcagctcccgcTGCAGTTCCTCAATCTTCTTCCTCTCGGCCTCATGTTTCTGCTCAGCTTTCCACACCTTCTCCACATTGCGAAGCGTCTGCGGGTGCCAGCTCTTCTTCAGGTTCTGCAGGAGGGGGACATCAGCACAGGACAGTTAATACCGggcccctgcactccctgcaaTCACAGGGCAGAGGCCCAGACAATGCCACaagctcctcctgccccaccagGAGAGAACTTTTAACAGCTGAGCCCCACAGCCCACTCACCCCCAAACCAAGACCACACCGGGATGCGACTGTTACTAACAGGATGCTGTGCTCATTCACTGCCCTCCCACCACGGGGCTGAGGCCCTGACAGCACCACCTGCTCTTCTTGCTCCACCAGCACAGGGCCGTTAATACCGGGCAACCGTGCTCTCCACTACCGTCCCATCCCGGAGCCGAGGACACACGCTCCTTCCTGCTCCACAGGGGCCGTTAACACCGGGCGACCGTGCTCCCAGCTGCTCTCCCACCACGGGGCCGAGGCCTGGACAGTGCTACATGCTCCGCCCACCCCACCGGGACGGGGCCGTTAATACCAGAACACTGCGCTCCCGGCTGCCCTCCCACCCGACCAAGACGGGGCCGTTAATACCGAGCCACCGCGCTCCCTGCTGCCCCCGCATCGCGAGGCCGAGGCTCAGAGGTCGCCACCTGCTCCTCCCGCCCCACCACGGCCACCGGTGCCGCTGTCGTTGCCGCGAGCGCCCATAGGCCCCGCCGCCCGTCCGCGCAAGGCCAGGCCCCGGGGGAGCCGCTCGCCCCGGCCCCGTTGCCCGCCCGCGCAGCCCCCGGTCCCGCTCGCAGCCCCCGGGCCCCGCTCGCCCCTCACCAGGTCGCCCCCTCCCATGGCGGCGCTGCTCCCGCCGCTACCGGCCTCACGCTGACGTCAACAACGCGCGCCGCGCAGTGCAGTGACCAACGCGCCGCGGCCCCACCCTGACAAAGCGGATGTGGCGTGAGTTAGTGACGTCACTTCCGCCGAGGAGAGTGCCACAGCAAATATGGCGCTCGGGTAGCTCCGCGCGCTCAAGCTATTGAATACAGGCGTTGATTAACGTGTAATTAACGCAATTAAGGACAAGATAAACGAGAGGAACGGCAGCTGTGCTGAGCCAGGGCCCTTCCATCCGCGGGAGACGAGGGAGAGGAACGGCAGAGACAGATCCCGTGCAGATTCCATCGCCAGGAGAGGTCCAGGGGTCAGGAAATCTGCACAGCCCGGAAAgactgggaagaagaaaaggtaaaaaggaAGCTTGAAGAGGAGAGGGGGCACCTGGAGTTGAACCAGGGACCTCTTGATCTGCAGTCAAATGCTCTACCACTGAGCTATACCCCCTTGATAGGAATCACACTGGTGGATTTTAAAATCGCGtctaaaggaaataaagttttcctctcctctgatGAGATTCAGTTACTGGAGAGAATGCATATGAACAGCTACGCTGCAAAAAGAGCCATGGAGCAGCCTCTTCTCCCCCGGgaatctgttcttttccttctccccagcaCCTGATCAAACTATGACAGAGTCTGCAGACAGTCCTGGGAAAAGCATCAAACAGAGAGCTccaaagtgactttttttccagataaaaaggaaaagggagggggcaCCTGGAGTTGAACCAGGGACCTCTTGATCTGCAGTCAAATGCTCTACCACTGAGCTATACCCCCTCACACACCTGCCACAGCAACAACCCATAATGTTCCAAGTCTGCTCTTCCTCAGTCTTGGACCAAATCCTGGTGCATGATGCAATGGAACAACAACCACCATTCCAAACTCTCAaggcctcagcaccctcagcaaTGGAGCTCAGTGACCAACGCTCCAGGCACAGCAACACTCTCCCATGTCCCAAGGAGAGcccttcctctgcttcctcagAGAAAGCCTGGCAAAAGGGAGCTGCAAGGAGAAGGAACACCTGAAGTTGAACCAGGGAATCCGTtgccttccctcttcccagaaCCCAATAAAAGCAGAGGGTAGAGCTTTCAATCAGTCTGGGGGGAAAGCACTGAACCAGAGAGCTCCAAAGTGACTTTTTCTGGatcaaaagaagggaaaagggagggggcaCCTGGAGTTGAACCAGGGACCTCTTGATCTGCAGTCAAATGCTCTACCACTGAGCTATACCCCCCTGAGAAACCTGCTCATCCACCAACCAACAACATCCCAAGTCTGGTTTTCCCCAGTGCAGGATGTAGTGTGACAATCCCTGCAGTTCCTGACAATCAGAAACTCAGCATATTCACCAACAGACCTCAGAGACCAACGCTCCAGGCACAGCACGCGCTCCCACGCCCCATGGAGAGCcctccctctgcttcctccGGGAAAGCCTGGCAAAAGGgagcagaaggagaagaggagaggaggcacCTGGAGTCGAACCAGGGAATCCGttgctttccctctccccagaACCCAATAAAAGCAGAGGATGGAGCTTTCAGTCAGTCTGGGGGGAAAGCACTGAACCAGAGAGCTCCAAAGTGACTTTTTCTGGAtcaaaagaaggggaaaaggagggggcACCTGGAGTTGAACCAGGGACCTCTTGATCTGCAGTCAAATGCTCTACCACTGAGCTATACCCCCTCTCTGAGAAAGAACCCTAAAACATTTCTATAGGGAGACAGGTTTTTCTGTCCTCTGGTGAGATTCCTTTAGCAGACAGAGCCCTGTGCCCCTCTATGCACCAGCCCAAAGCTGTACAGGGAGTTAAATAGGATCTATTATCCTAAATGACTGCTACAGAGAATTAAGAACAGAGAGAAGAACAcacaggcagggagcagccGCTCACACCCTGCACAGCCCCTGTGGTTCCCGACGGTCAAGGCCTCAGCACCCTGAGCAACCGAGCTCAGTGACCAATGCTCCAGGCACAGCACATGCTCCCACACCCCATGGAGAgctctccctctgctttctcGGAGAAAGCCTGGCAAAAGGGAGctgcaaggagaagaaaagatgagaCACCTGGAGCTGAAATACAGAAtctgctgctttccctctccccagcacccaATCAAACTGAGGACAAAGCCTGTAGATGTTTTGTGGGAAAAGCATCAACCTAGAGAGCTCTAAAGCAAGTTTTTCTGggtaaaaagaaggaagagggagggggcACCTGGAGTTGAACCAGGGACCTCTTGATCTGCAGTCAAATGCTCTACCACTGAGCTATACCCCCTGAAAAACCTGTCCAACCAACAAACAATGCCAACCAACAAACAATGCcaaccaacaaaccaacaacATTCCAAGTCTGTTCTTCTCAGGCTAGGACCAAATCCTCATGTGGTTCCAGGACAATTCCTGTGCTTCCTGACTGTCAGGGCCTCAACTCCATGAGCACTGAAGCTCAGTGACCAACACACAAGGCACAGCACACGCTCCCACACCCCATGGAGAGctctccctctgcttccccagAGAAAGGCTGGCAAAAGggagctggaaggagaagaaaagatgagaCACCTGGAGTTGAAACAGGGAATCCACTGCTTTTGCTCTTCGCAGCATCTAATCAAATTGAAGAACAGAGCCTGTAGACGTTTTGGGGGAAAAGCATTGAACCAGAGAGCTCCAAAGTGACTTTTTCTGgttaaaaagaagggaaaagggagggggcaCCTGGAGTTGAACCAGGGACCTCTTGATCTGCAGTCAAATGCTCTACCACTGAGCTATACCCCCCTGAGAAACCTGTTCCTCCACCAACCGACAACATCCCAAGTCTGGTTTTCCCCAGTGCAGGATGTAGTGTGACAATCCCTGCAGTTCCTGACACTCAGAAACTCAGCACATTCACCAACAGACCTCAGAGACCAACGCTCCAGGCACAGCACATACTCCCATGCCCCAAGGAGAgccctccctctgcctccttcgGGAAATCCTGGCAAAAGGgagcagaaggagaagaggagaggaggcacCTGGAGTCAAACCAGGGAATCTGttgctttccctctccccagaACCCAATAAAAGCAGAGGATGGAGCTTTCAGTCAATCTGGGGGGAAAGCGTTGAACCAGAGAGCTCCAAAGTGACTTTTTCTGGAtcaaaagaaggggaaaaggagggggcACCTGGAGTTGAACCAGGGACCTCTTGATCTGCAGTCAAATGCTCTACCACTGAGCTATACCCCCTCACACACCTGTCACAGCAACAACCCATAATGTTCCAAGTCTGTTCTTCCTCAGTCTTGGACCAAATCCTGATGCACAATGCAATGGAACAACTCCTACCATTCCAAACTCTCAaggcctcagcaccctcagcaaTGGAGCTCAGTGACCAACGCTCCAGGCACAGCAACACTCTCCCATGTCCCAAGGAGAGcccttcctctgcttcctcagAGAAAGCCTGGCAAAAGGGagctgcaaggagaaaaaagatgagACACCTGGAGCTGAAACAGGGAATCCACTACTTTCTCTTTCCACAGAACCCAATAAAAATAAGGACGGAGCATGCAAACAGTTTGTGGGAAAAGCACTGAACTGGAAAGCTCCAAAGTGACTTTTTCTGGatcaaaacaaaggaaaaaggagggggCACCTGGAGTTGAACCAGGGACCTCTTGATCTGCAGTCAAATGCTCTACCACTGAGCTATACCCCCACCTATGCAGCAAGGCTGGGTCTGGCTCCTTAGGGAGAAGGACCAGTTGGTTCTGCTCTATCCCATCTCCTGTGTTCCCACACTGTTGCCTGAAGGCTTTCCAGCAGCCAAGTCTGTGGATGCCCAGTTACCTGCCTCTAAAACCTCCCGTCCTGGAAGAGAACAAGGAACACCTGGAAGCCCTAACTCCCAAACACACCTGCCAGGACTTGCTCCCGGGCTGTGCCCAGCCAGCACAGAGCTCACTAGCCACGCCAAGCAATCGCGTTCCACAACACCTCCTGTGCTGCCGGCCTCGCTCTCTTCCCAACCAACTGCCCaggggatggagacagggaaaaCCAACACCCAGAGCATTTGGATGACTGCCAGGCCATGCCCTGCTTGGAAATAGCACTGGAAcacattgcccagggaggctgtggctgccccatccctggaggggttcaaggccaggctggatggggcttggagcccctgagccagtgggaggcgtccctgctcatggcagaggttggaactggatgatctttaaggtcccttccaacctaaactattctatgattgtacgATTCCCAAAACATCCAGAATAGCCGATAAAAGAGATGGAGGGCGAGCACCTTTATTCCCGTGCtggtttctctgtctctctccccaGCCTAAGGAACAGCTCCAGCATCTCTTGGGAAGAAAGAGCTCTATCGCAGCCACAAGAGTGGAGTGCTTCCAGGACTGCCGGAGCACCTGCTGTGCCCTTCAGGATTTCAGGGCTGCTGGGAAGAAGCTCTGAGCGCTCGACTGCTCCGTGGAATGGCCTGTGGAAAAGACAGGAGCACTCAGTCCATGCAAGCCTTTCCCCAAAATcctctgccctggctgctgccagtGCACAGCTCCCAGCTCTCAGGAAGCAAGAGAAACCTTTTTCAGGCCACGCTTTCTGACAAATTCCTGGTGGCCGGCCAAATAGTGCTTTACAAACATCCCGATGTATTTTCACATGGCCGTTCCTCACTCCAGATATTCCCAcccaggagctgggagcaggacACATACCTGCACCTCGTCAACTCCTGCTCTGGTTCTTCTGCTCCATCTCACCACTACAGAATGGATCCACTATGCATCCTTCCCTGCGTGGGTGACCGTAGCGctgcagggaagagagggagaacaAAAACTGAAGAATGCAACAGGCTTTGATGATGGGGTAGGGAGAAAGGGCACGTTTGTGAGAGAAGGCAGATTTCTTTTTGAGGGGAGGCAGATTTCCAGGACCCGCTGCAAACTGTTCCATTCCAAAGCAGCTTGGAACGAGtctgggcagaggaaggagctggcaaCTGGATCCATATCCCTCAAGAGCTTGGGAGCACGGATCGTGCCTCCCCACAGGACCCTCAGCAGCAAAGCGGGAAGAAGATGGGGAAAGGAATCGTTAAATCCCACGGGACAGCCTCACCTCCTAACCCCTGCTCCAGCCACTCAGGCTCCATTTTTCCTGTTCCAAACCTCTGCAATTCCTTTTCCATCAGACTCCGACGGGGTTTGGGGTTGGAGGCTCAGCCAGCGGAGGTGAGAAGTGGCGAACACCCATTTCCATACAAACAGAGACATTTTTCCATCGGAAACGTTCAACTTCCAACCCCTGGCAAGGCAATATTCTTGTTTGCACATGCAATTATGCGTCACAGCTACAGGAAAACACTAATTACCCCAAACCCGCTAATTACCTTAATGAAAGGGAACAGCAATCAGCCGAGTAGCCTCTCCCAACACAGCTCCACCGCAGAAGCGGCACCGCCGGCCCAGCCGGTTCTCCCTATGGCGGCAGCAGCAGGGTCGGGCCGTTACAAACAGCCCCGGGCAGAGCCGAACCGGTAGTCCCAGGAACCGGTAGTCCCGGGAACCGGGACCCCCCGCTCCCCTCCCAGGACGGAGCCCTCAGCCCCGCAGCTCCTTTGCCTCCTCCTCTCGGCCTGCTCATGGGGTACCGGCTCCTCCTCGGGCTCTGCGGGACGGGAAGAGACAATACGGCCCCTCCCCAGTCGCCTCCCGCCGTGGCACCGCCGCCCTGGCCACTACAGGCGCCCCGTGACGTCATCACGGCGCACCGCGGGCCCGGCCACCCCGCGCGGCACGGCTCAGTGACGTCATCTCCCTCGCGACGCTGCGATAGTGACGTACCTTCCGGCGCGTcgctggggaagggggggcagcagccaagatggcggcggggCGGAGGTTGCCCTGGGCCACCGCAGTGCCTAAAGGTGCGCTCGGAAGGGACAACGGGAAAAAAGGAACGGTAACGGGGGACCCCCCTCCCTGCGGTTCCGGTCTGGAACCgcgtggccaagaaggccaacggcatcccGGCACGTGTCAGCCACGgggtgaccagcaggagcaggcagggatcATCCCCCTCTgctcggcgctggtgaggctgcacatcaaatcctgtgttcagttttgggcccctcactccaagaaagacctttaGGGGGCTGGAACGCctccggagaagggaacggagctggagcCCAGGGATTCTGGAAGCGGCTGAGagacctgaggctgtttaggccagggaagaggaggctgagagggacctcattgctctctgcagcacctggaaaggaggttgtggggagatGGGTGCGGTGCTGGgcttcttccaagtaacaggagataggacgagaggaaatgacctcaagctgcaccaggggaggtttaagaTTGAGAATtgggaaaagtttcttcactggaagggttgtcaggcactggctgcccaggacagcGGTGGAGTCTGCATGTAACAGGGACCTGAGAGGCAGGCAGCTGAAGTACTCCAGGCTAcggttcagtagtggacagttAGAATTGGACACCACTGTCAGAAGTGGTGGCTaacccattcctggaggggttcaaggccaggttggatggggcttggagcaccaGGAttgagtgggaggtgtccctgcccatggcaggggttggacctgtatgggctttgaggtcttttccaacccaaaccatcccatgattctctgattgatgatcttaagggtcttttcaTCGAGTCGTGTGGTTCTAACGCGATGATTCTGTGGTTCCATAGGGGCAAGACCCAGAGTGCTGGTGATGCTTGGAGCCCAGCGGAGGCGGGGTTCGAACCTGGGGTCCCCGGGTCCCGGCCCGGCGCGGAGCCGCGGCGCCACCGCCTCCCACCCCGTGGCCTAagcccccccgcgccccccgcgcGGCCGCGGCTGAGAGGCAGCGCCTTCGGCTGCCGGCGTGGGGGTCGCGGGTTCGAGCCCTGGGGGAGCCGCAGCGGCAAAGGGGCCCCGAGTCCCTCAGAgactgcaggagcagggatcCCCACTACAGAGGCATTAATTACACACGCTAGTTAACGTGTAATGAATGCAATTACAGCATCAACAGCTCTGCTGAGCCAGTCATGCCTGTGTGCCTACCCCAGAGAAAAGAATAGGGAGAGGAACACCAGAGTCTGTGCGCTTGGCAGGTGACGTCCAGAGCTCAGAGGTGGCAGCAAGTCTCCCCAGTTTAGGAGGatttgggaagaagaaaaggtgaaaaagcagCCAGAGAAGGGGGCACCTGGAGTTGAACCAGGGACCTCTTGATCTGCAGTCAAATGCTCTACCACTGAGCTATACCCCCCCACACAGCACCATTATACAGagatttaaaaccatttctatAGACAGACAGGTTTTCCTGTCCTCTGATTGGATTCCTTTACAGCGTCCTGCATAGCTCTGTGTGCTGGCCACAGGCTGTACAGGGAGATAGATAGCAGAAATGATCATAAATATGACTACTATAAAGAGTTAAGAACAGAGGGAAGAATACATGCAGACAGGGAGCAGTGCCTCACACCCTTCACAGCCCCTCTGGTTCCTGAGGGTCAGAAACTCAGCACCCTCAGCAACTGAGCTCAGAGACCAATGCTCCAAGCACAGCAAATGCTCCCGTGCCCCACAGAGagctctctctctgcttcctgaGGGAAAGGCTGGCAAATGGAGGTGGAAGGTGAACTGATAGGATTGGTCTCCTTTTCCACAGAGCTCAATAAAAACCAAGGACAGAGCATGCAAACAGTTTGTGGGAAAAGCACTGAATCAGAGAGCTCCAAAGTGACTTTTTCTGGatgaaaacaagggaaaaaggagggggCACCTGGAGTTGAACCAGGGACCTCTTGATCTGCAGTCAAATGCTCTACCACTGAGCTATACCCCCTCTATGAAAGGCCATTCTAAAAGACTTCTAGAGGCAACTAATTTTTTATGTCCTCTGATGAGATTCCTTTACAGACAAGAGCCCTGTGCCACTCCAGGGACTGTACAGGGAGTTAAGTAGGATTAATTATCATAAATGTGCATACAACAGAGAATCTGGAGCAGAAACAAGTAATGCAACAAAGAGACAAGGTAGGAAGCAGCCACGCATAACCTGTACAGCCCCTGTGGTTCCCAACAGTTGGGGACTTGGGCACACGGAGCAACGGAGCTCAGAGACCAACACTCCATGCACAAGAAGCAGCTGTGTGCAAACGGTTCCTCTCGTGCCTCACCAACACCCACAGAGCAGCCTCTTCTCTCCTGGAAATccactgctttctctctccccgGCACCTGATCAACCCAAGGATGGAGCCTGCGCACAGTTTATGGGCAAAGCATTGAACCAGTAGAGCTCCAAAGTGACTTTTTCTGGatgaaaacaagggaaaaaaggcagGGGGCACCTGGAGTTGAACC
Proteins encoded:
- the CWC25 gene encoding pre-mRNA-splicing factor CWC25 homolog isoform X2 — translated: MQRYAEDMGTVRKKEEKLEWMYQGPGGMVNREEYLMGRPVDKYIFEKGEDKDAGCSSETGLLPGSIFAKSGANSVLDMANKIREDPLFMIRKREEEKKREVLNNPVKMKKIKQLLQNSLDKKEKKKKKEKKKKHKKHRRRSSSSESDSSEDERSKNKSQKRMNSSSWKPAPAKVPGYGLQVRDPDQSYRSRSSPAAGQERASHKHRDGSRSRSQSRSPQRRSSKKNSEQSGCRGSRSPSRHSKQHSKEEKGRARSPSPKKSYRRQHTPGYTRKISPEELERKRQEMMENAKWRDEERANNLRKHKKEEELERELEKLDSRDGKFFNRLKLESASTSTLEDRVKRNIHSLQRTPAALEKNFMQR
- the CWC25 gene encoding pre-mRNA-splicing factor CWC25 homolog isoform X1 → MGGGDLNLKKSWHPQTLRNVEKVWKAEQKHEAERKKIEELQRELQEERAREEMQRYAEDMGTVRKKEEKLEWMYQGPGGMVNREEYLMGRPVDKYIFEKGEDKDAGCSSETGLLPGSIFAKSGANSVLDMANKIREDPLFMIRKREEEKKREVLNNPVKMKKIKQLLQNSLDKKEKKKKKEKKKKHKKHRRRSSSSESDSSEDERSKNKSQKRMNSSSWKPAPAKVPGYGLQVRDPDQSYRSRSSPAAGQERASHKHRDGSRSRSQSRSPQRRSSKKNSEQSGCRGSRSPSRHSKQHSKEEKGRARSPSPKKSYRRQHTPGYTRKISPEELERKRQEMMENAKWRDEERANNLRKHKKEEELERELEKLDSRDGKFFNRLKLESASTSTLEDRVKRNIHSLQRTPAALEKNFMQR